The Micromonospora sp. M71_S20 genome has a window encoding:
- a CDS encoding Clp protease N-terminal domain-containing protein — translation MTEPVQMNNPVRLDDLIRAIKRAHPDALDQLTDAVIAADHLGEVADHLIGHFVDQARRSGASWTEIGRSMGVSKQAAQKRFVPKADDPPLDPQQGFNRFTPRARNTVMASQNEARATGHAEIRPEHLVLGLLSEPEALAAKAIVAQGAPLERVREAATAALPPSAAEVPDLIPYDAQGKKALELTFREALRLGHNYIGTEHILLALLEHENGAGVLSGLGVTKAATEEWVAAALRAVQMRE, via the coding sequence ATGACGGAACCAGTGCAGATGAACAACCCGGTACGTCTGGACGACCTCATCCGGGCGATCAAGAGGGCGCACCCCGACGCGCTCGACCAGCTCACCGACGCGGTCATCGCCGCCGACCATCTCGGCGAGGTCGCCGACCATCTGATCGGCCACTTCGTCGACCAGGCCCGCCGCTCCGGCGCGTCCTGGACCGAGATCGGCCGCAGCATGGGCGTCAGCAAGCAGGCGGCGCAGAAGCGCTTCGTGCCGAAGGCCGACGATCCGCCGCTCGATCCGCAGCAGGGCTTCAACCGCTTCACCCCCCGCGCCCGCAACACGGTGATGGCCTCGCAGAACGAGGCCAGGGCCACCGGGCACGCCGAGATCCGCCCCGAGCACCTGGTGCTGGGGCTGCTCAGCGAGCCGGAGGCCCTGGCCGCGAAGGCGATCGTCGCCCAGGGGGCGCCGCTGGAGCGGGTACGCGAGGCCGCGACGGCGGCGCTGCCGCCCTCGGCCGCCGAGGTGCCCGACCTGATCCCGTACGACGCCCAGGGCAAGAAGGCGCTGGAGCTGACCTTCCGGGAGGCCCTGCGGCTGGGGCACAACTACATCGGCACCGAGCACATCCTGCTCGCGCTGCTGGAGCACGAGAACGGCGCCGGGGTCCTCAGCGGGCTCGGCGTGACCAAGGCCGCGACCGAGGAGTGGGTGGCGGCGGCCCTGCGGGCCGTGCAGATGCGGGAATGA
- a CDS encoding peptidoglycan DD-metalloendopeptidase family protein: MCDAPETAGLSHVPARRRTLLTALGVGVGIGVVGLPSPAQAAVGAWSNPTRGTLTSGYKTPSRPTHTGWDVANSQGTPVYATAAGTVRDIKTNSYPGDTASGPLAGRTGNSVHINHADGYFSYYGHLYRVLVSDGQQISCGQLVGLMGTTGNSTGPHLHFEIHNPRLTSMDPRVFLANRGITLGSTAPVGSTGYPSVGQGASGWVPRVIQYLVRARGVSVVVDGVYGPGCAASVRSFQSGRGLYADGLVGPITWTALVLPLREGNSGDLVRGLQTALNARGASLLVDGGFGSVTTSAVRSFQSRNGLVVDGLVGPVTWSVLI; the protein is encoded by the coding sequence ATGTGTGACGCACCGGAGACAGCCGGCCTGAGCCACGTACCGGCCCGGCGCCGCACCCTCCTCACGGCGCTCGGCGTCGGCGTGGGGATCGGGGTCGTCGGCCTGCCCAGCCCCGCGCAGGCCGCCGTCGGCGCCTGGAGCAACCCGACGCGTGGCACGCTGACCTCCGGCTACAAGACCCCCAGCCGGCCGACGCACACGGGCTGGGACGTGGCCAACAGCCAGGGCACCCCGGTCTACGCCACCGCCGCCGGGACCGTCCGGGACATCAAGACCAACTCGTACCCCGGCGACACGGCGAGTGGCCCGCTGGCCGGCCGCACCGGCAACAGCGTCCACATCAACCACGCCGACGGCTACTTCTCCTACTACGGCCACCTGTACCGGGTGCTGGTCAGCGACGGCCAGCAGATCAGCTGCGGCCAGTTGGTCGGCCTGATGGGCACCACCGGCAACTCGACCGGCCCGCACCTGCACTTCGAGATCCACAACCCCCGGCTGACCTCGATGGACCCCCGGGTATTCCTGGCCAACCGGGGCATCACCCTCGGCTCGACGGCTCCCGTCGGCAGCACCGGCTACCCGAGCGTCGGCCAGGGCGCGTCGGGGTGGGTGCCCCGGGTGATCCAGTACCTGGTGCGGGCGCGCGGCGTCTCCGTCGTGGTGGACGGGGTCTACGGGCCGGGCTGCGCCGCCTCGGTCAGGTCGTTCCAGAGCGGCCGGGGCCTCTACGCCGACGGCCTGGTCGGCCCGATCACCTGGACCGCGCTCGTGCTGCCCCTGCGCGAGGGCAACTCCGGCGACCTGGTGCGCGGCCTGCAGACCGCGCTCAACGCCCGGGGGGCGAGCCTCCTCGTCGACGGCGGCTTCGGGTCGGTCACCACCAGCGCGGTACGCAGCTTCCAGAGCCGCAACGGCCTCGTCGTCGACGGCCTCGTCGGCCCGGTGACCTGGAGCGTGCTCATCTGA
- a CDS encoding DNA-binding response regulator yields MIRVLLADDEDLIRAALAALLGLESDLEVVTEAPDGRAAVTAALAHRPDVAVVDLQMPALDGLEVTAELARVLPACKVVILTGHGRPPHLQRALAAGAKGFLPKGAPGGTLADVIRRVHAGGRYVDPALAADALTAPECPLTPRELDVLRLAEYDTPVAEVARRTHLSAGTVRNHLSAAVSKLGVANRAEAFRTARDNGWL; encoded by the coding sequence GTGATCAGGGTGCTGCTCGCCGACGACGAGGACCTGATCCGGGCGGCGCTGGCCGCCCTGCTCGGTCTGGAGTCCGACCTGGAGGTGGTGACCGAGGCGCCGGACGGGCGGGCCGCCGTGACCGCCGCGCTCGCCCACCGGCCGGACGTCGCCGTGGTGGACCTCCAGATGCCGGCCCTGGACGGGCTGGAGGTGACCGCGGAGCTGGCGCGCGTCCTGCCCGCCTGCAAGGTGGTGATCCTGACCGGGCACGGCCGGCCGCCGCACCTGCAACGCGCGCTGGCGGCCGGGGCCAAGGGGTTCCTGCCCAAGGGCGCGCCGGGCGGGACGCTCGCCGACGTCATCCGCCGGGTGCACGCCGGCGGCCGGTACGTCGACCCGGCCCTGGCCGCCGACGCGCTCACCGCGCCCGAGTGCCCGCTCACGCCGCGCGAGCTGGACGTGCTCCGGCTGGCCGAGTACGACACGCCGGTGGCGGAGGTGGCCCGCCGTACCCACCTGTCGGCGGGCACGGTCCGCAACCACCTCTCCGCGGCGGTCAGCAAGCTCGGGGTGGCCAACCGGGCGGAGGCGTTCCGCACCGCCCGGGACAACGGCTGGCTCTGA
- a CDS encoding sensor histidine kinase has product MERAQVERDVGLRRARAVTLSTVGSGVLGTLLLAAVGLSREEDPRWVVAGTVGVVLFVAAQSGALYGAITPWLAEPTRRRLLAGFVWAAVLSVPLVGPVGGPEWATWGFLGASVIGSVSLLRQWWVAVPAVLLSLATAAGVATWNGAPVRGQVTIVLVAGLSMAAWNALQLWLWGLLVQAQRGRAAQGRLAATEERLRFARDVHDLLGHSLSVIALKAELASRLAATDAGRASREAAEVQRLAASALVELREVVHGYRAVDLGDQIAAVEQVLRSSGIRCAVALPPDDVPSEIARQFVAVLREASTNVLRHSRATWCTIEISQDEDEVRMTMTNDGAEGASPDRHSFGLRGLAERLAEAGGTLRHRIDDGVFRLDVTVRTRP; this is encoded by the coding sequence ATGGAGCGGGCGCAGGTCGAGCGTGATGTCGGCCTGCGCCGCGCCCGTGCCGTCACGTTGAGCACCGTCGGCAGCGGCGTCCTGGGCACGCTGCTGCTGGCCGCCGTCGGACTGTCGCGGGAGGAGGATCCCCGCTGGGTGGTCGCCGGGACGGTGGGCGTCGTCCTGTTCGTCGCCGCGCAGAGCGGGGCGCTGTACGGGGCGATCACCCCGTGGCTGGCCGAGCCGACGCGGCGCCGCCTGCTCGCCGGGTTCGTCTGGGCCGCCGTGCTCTCCGTACCGCTGGTCGGGCCCGTGGGCGGGCCGGAGTGGGCGACCTGGGGGTTCCTGGGCGCGTCGGTGATCGGCTCGGTGTCCCTGCTGAGGCAGTGGTGGGTCGCCGTCCCGGCGGTGCTGCTGTCCCTGGCGACGGCCGCCGGGGTGGCGACCTGGAACGGGGCCCCGGTCCGCGGCCAGGTCACCATCGTGCTGGTCGCCGGCCTCTCCATGGCCGCGTGGAACGCCCTGCAGCTCTGGCTGTGGGGGCTGCTCGTCCAGGCGCAGCGGGGGCGGGCCGCCCAGGGCCGGCTCGCCGCCACCGAGGAGCGGCTGCGCTTCGCCCGCGACGTGCACGACCTGCTCGGGCACAGCCTCTCGGTCATCGCGCTGAAGGCCGAGCTGGCGTCCCGGCTGGCGGCCACGGACGCCGGGCGGGCCAGCCGGGAGGCCGCCGAGGTGCAGCGGCTGGCCGCGTCGGCGCTGGTCGAGCTGCGCGAGGTGGTGCACGGGTACCGTGCGGTGGACCTCGGGGACCAGATCGCCGCGGTGGAGCAGGTGCTGCGTTCCTCCGGCATCCGCTGCGCGGTCGCGCTGCCGCCGGACGACGTACCGTCGGAGATCGCCCGGCAGTTCGTCGCGGTGCTGCGGGAGGCCAGCACCAACGTGCTGCGGCACAGCCGGGCCACCTGGTGCACCATCGAGATCAGCCAGGACGAGGACGAGGTACGGATGACCATGACGAACGACGGCGCCGAGGGGGCGTCGCCGGACCGGCACAGCTTCGGGCTGCGCGGGCTGGCCGAGCGGCTGGCCGAGGCCGGCGGGACCCTGCGCCACCGGATCGACGACGGGGTGTTCCGCCTCGACGTGACGGTACGGACCCGCCCGTGA
- a CDS encoding ABC transporter permease, whose product MTTQSPTTTATPRDRATRPLWQMAAMLKMELLALRRNWTATAMSVVTPLMIAILLVSEYGGEAVPGVRRVVSITTLIMVFLVHHHLTTVYASRRQELVLKRLRAGLASDRTILLGTASSTVAIFLAQFVVLAAYATLVLGLPMPKNPLVMALALLIGSAIMAAFSAALSAITRSSEAAMLTTLPTVVIFLATPGALLPLGALPESLERILWFLPMGPFTEIMRVGWLTRTDEGQALSFAGTLVETLPSFGVLLVWLAVSLFTAARYFRWEPRHG is encoded by the coding sequence ATGACGACGCAGAGCCCCACCACCACCGCCACCCCGCGCGACCGGGCGACCAGGCCGCTCTGGCAGATGGCCGCGATGCTCAAGATGGAACTGCTGGCGCTGCGTCGCAACTGGACGGCCACCGCCATGTCCGTGGTGACCCCGCTGATGATCGCCATCCTGCTCGTCAGCGAGTACGGCGGCGAGGCGGTGCCCGGCGTCCGCCGGGTCGTCAGCATCACCACCCTGATCATGGTCTTCCTGGTGCACCACCACCTGACCACCGTGTACGCGTCGCGCCGCCAGGAGCTGGTGCTCAAGCGGCTGCGGGCGGGGCTCGCCTCGGACCGCACCATCCTGCTCGGCACGGCCAGCAGCACCGTGGCGATCTTCCTCGCCCAGTTCGTCGTGCTGGCCGCCTACGCCACCCTGGTGCTGGGCCTGCCGATGCCGAAGAACCCGCTGGTCATGGCGCTGGCGCTGCTGATCGGGTCGGCGATCATGGCGGCGTTCTCGGCGGCGCTCTCCGCGATCACCCGCAGCTCCGAGGCGGCCATGCTGACCACCCTGCCGACCGTGGTGATCTTCCTGGCCACGCCGGGTGCGCTGCTGCCGCTCGGCGCGCTGCCGGAGTCGCTGGAACGGATCCTCTGGTTCCTGCCCATGGGGCCGTTCACCGAGATCATGCGCGTCGGCTGGCTCACCCGCACCGACGAGGGCCAGGCCCTGAGCTTCGCCGGGACGCTGGTCGAGACGCTGCCCTCCTTCGGGGTGCTGCTGGTCTGGCTGGCGGTGTCGCTGTTCACGGCCGCCCGGTACTTCCGCTGGGAGCCCCGGCACGGATGA
- a CDS encoding ABC transporter ATP-binding protein, producing MDDVVIEVDGLRRSYGEFEAVRGISLRIRRGELFALLGTNGAGKTTTIEVLEGLQPATSGRVRVLGLDPVRDRAALRPRTGVMLQHGGFTGALTVRETVEIWRSLTVRPQTTAEVLDLVDLGGRMNVAVEQLSGGEGRRLELALAVLGRPEVLFLDEPTTGMDPASRRRTWDVVRELQKGGTTVLLTTHYLEEAEVLADRVAIMRGGSIVATGAPEDVVRTLPARISFRLPATDALPDLPHAARMVDGDRVTYESRHLQTDLTRLLEWANAGDIRLASLSARPATLEDVFLDIAADHDDLTDQHAEPEAAR from the coding sequence ATGGATGACGTCGTGATCGAAGTGGACGGGCTGCGCCGCAGCTACGGGGAGTTCGAGGCGGTGCGCGGGATCTCGCTGCGGATCCGCCGGGGCGAGCTGTTCGCCCTGCTGGGCACCAACGGTGCCGGTAAGACCACCACCATCGAGGTCCTGGAGGGACTGCAACCGGCCACCTCCGGCCGGGTCCGGGTGCTCGGGCTGGATCCGGTGCGCGACCGGGCCGCGCTGCGTCCCCGCACGGGGGTGATGCTCCAGCACGGCGGGTTCACCGGTGCGCTGACCGTCCGGGAGACGGTGGAGATCTGGCGCTCCCTCACCGTCCGGCCGCAGACCACCGCGGAGGTGCTGGACCTGGTCGACCTCGGCGGCCGGATGAACGTGGCGGTCGAGCAGCTCTCCGGCGGCGAGGGCCGGCGGCTGGAGCTGGCGCTGGCCGTGCTCGGCCGCCCGGAGGTGCTCTTCCTCGACGAGCCCACCACCGGCATGGACCCGGCCTCCCGGCGCCGCACCTGGGACGTCGTCCGCGAGCTCCAGAAGGGTGGGACCACGGTCCTGCTCACCACGCACTACCTGGAGGAGGCGGAGGTCCTCGCCGACCGGGTGGCCATCATGCGGGGCGGCAGCATCGTCGCCACGGGCGCCCCGGAGGACGTCGTGCGCACCCTGCCCGCCCGGATCAGCTTCCGGCTGCCGGCGACGGACGCCCTGCCCGACCTGCCGCACGCCGCCCGCATGGTCGATGGCGACCGCGTCACGTACGAGTCCCGCCACCTCCAGACCGACCTCACCCGGCTGCTCGAATGGGCCAACGCGGGCGACATCCGACTGGCGTCCCTGTCGGCCCGACCGGCCACCCTGGAGGATGTCTTCCTGGACATCGCCGCCGACCACGACGACCTGACCGACCAGCACGCGGAACCGGAGGCCGCCCGATGA
- a CDS encoding amidase: MDRLAAAERADRLGPMLGTFLHRFPVDEPGTDGPLRGTLIGVKDVVAVAGAPSTCQSVVHDANWWADRDATVVARLRAAGAVIVGKTTMAEHALSRPDPDASFPVPRNPWDPHRWTGGSSCGSANGIPAGFFDAGVGTDSNGSIRIPAALCGVTGLKPTQGLLPAAGVRPLARSVETAGPLARTARECARLLAVMADRPAELSRPALADLAGVRVGVPGDLVRYAAGLTDDTAAAFDAALDELRAAGAEVVDVPFDEAFPLFAAQLVTMLVEAFEVHGAQFRARWNDYGRPFRWNVALGGVLPAETYLRAQRVRGWGAEALRARLRDVDVIATPAWPSAAPRYDDQASLQTISFLPSIWSAVGFPALALPMGADGDGLPLSLQLAAAPGRDFELAAVADVYQRRTGWHEREPKLEVVTDLAAVCAPEAPADGVDPVRRERLAEAFGELGVPLGEGDLDQVTMTWSKVQALAGVLPELPVDVPPFVATTG, from the coding sequence ATGGACCGCCTCGCCGCCGCCGAGCGGGCCGACCGGCTCGGGCCGATGCTCGGCACCTTCCTGCACCGCTTCCCGGTCGACGAGCCCGGCACGGACGGGCCGCTGCGTGGCACGCTGATCGGCGTCAAGGACGTCGTCGCCGTCGCCGGCGCGCCGAGCACCTGCCAGAGCGTCGTGCACGACGCGAACTGGTGGGCCGACCGCGACGCGACAGTGGTGGCCCGGCTGCGCGCGGCGGGCGCCGTGATCGTGGGCAAGACCACGATGGCGGAGCACGCGCTGTCCCGGCCGGACCCGGACGCGTCCTTCCCGGTGCCGCGCAACCCGTGGGACCCCCACCGGTGGACCGGCGGGTCGAGCTGCGGCAGCGCCAACGGCATCCCCGCCGGGTTCTTCGACGCGGGTGTCGGCACCGACAGCAACGGCAGCATCCGGATCCCGGCCGCGCTGTGCGGCGTGACCGGGCTGAAGCCGACGCAGGGTCTCCTGCCTGCGGCGGGCGTACGTCCGCTGGCGCGGTCGGTCGAGACGGCGGGCCCGCTGGCCCGCACGGCCCGGGAGTGCGCGCGGCTGCTCGCCGTGATGGCGGACCGGCCCGCGGAGCTGTCCCGGCCGGCGCTCGCCGACCTCGCGGGCGTCCGCGTCGGCGTGCCGGGCGACCTCGTGCGGTACGCCGCCGGGCTGACCGACGACACCGCCGCCGCCTTCGACGCCGCGCTCGACGAGCTGCGGGCCGCCGGGGCGGAGGTCGTCGACGTGCCCTTCGACGAGGCGTTCCCGCTCTTCGCCGCGCAGCTCGTGACGATGCTGGTGGAGGCGTTCGAGGTGCACGGGGCGCAGTTCCGGGCGCGCTGGAACGACTACGGTCGGCCGTTCCGGTGGAACGTCGCGCTCGGCGGCGTGCTCCCGGCGGAGACGTACCTGCGGGCCCAGCGGGTGCGTGGGTGGGGCGCCGAGGCCCTGCGGGCGCGGTTGCGGGACGTCGACGTCATCGCCACGCCCGCCTGGCCGTCCGCCGCCCCCCGCTACGACGACCAGGCCAGCCTCCAGACGATCTCCTTCCTGCCCAGCATCTGGAGCGCGGTCGGCTTCCCCGCGCTGGCGCTGCCGATGGGGGCCGACGGCGACGGGTTGCCGCTGTCGCTGCAACTGGCCGCCGCCCCCGGCCGAGACTTCGAGCTGGCCGCCGTCGCCGACGTCTACCAGCGGCGTACGGGCTGGCACGAGCGCGAGCCGAAGCTGGAGGTCGTGACGGACCTCGCGGCGGTCTGCGCCCCGGAGGCGCCCGCCGACGGTGTCGACCCCGTCCGGCGGGAGCGGCTGGCCGAGGCGTTCGGCGAGCTGGGCGTCCCGCTGGGCGAGGGGGACCTCGACCAGGTGACCATGACGTGGTCGAAGGTCCAGGCTCTCGCGGGAGTGCTGCCGGAACTCCCGGTGGACGTGCCGCCGTTCGTCGCCACCACCGGGTGA
- a CDS encoding ABC transporter ATP-binding protein produces the protein MSNAIANLVATPTLGAVDPQAIDVADVHKSYGDVRAVNGIDLRIAPGEVVALLGPNGAGKSTLVDMILGLTRPDRGEIRVFGHTPREAITRGVIGATLQDGALLDDVSIRELLTMVASLHTAPLPIAEVLRRTDLTDVADRRSRLSGGQRQRLRLAMTLVSDPKLLVLDEPTVAMDVESRHVFWAAMREFTDSGRTVVFASHYMEEAEEFADRVVLVQAGKIIADGTVTEIRSVVAGRSLSATVPDATVEQLRLLPGVMTVEARGERVEIVSSDSDATARELFARFPQAYDVEIGALGLEQAFLALTATKGGAA, from the coding sequence ATGAGCAACGCAATCGCGAACCTCGTGGCCACACCCACGCTCGGTGCGGTGGACCCACAGGCGATCGACGTGGCGGACGTGCACAAGAGCTACGGCGACGTGCGCGCCGTCAACGGCATCGACCTGCGGATCGCTCCCGGCGAGGTGGTCGCGTTGCTCGGGCCCAACGGCGCGGGCAAGTCCACGCTCGTCGACATGATCCTGGGGCTCACCCGCCCCGACCGTGGCGAGATCCGCGTCTTCGGGCACACCCCCCGGGAGGCCATCACCCGGGGCGTCATCGGGGCGACCCTCCAGGACGGCGCGCTGCTCGACGACGTGTCGATCCGCGAGCTGCTCACGATGGTGGCGTCACTGCACACCGCTCCGTTGCCGATCGCCGAGGTGCTGCGCCGCACCGACCTGACCGACGTCGCCGACCGCCGCAGCCGGCTCTCCGGCGGTCAGCGCCAGCGGCTGCGGCTGGCCATGACCCTCGTGTCCGACCCGAAGCTGCTGGTGCTGGACGAGCCGACGGTGGCGATGGACGTCGAGTCCCGCCACGTGTTCTGGGCCGCCATGCGGGAGTTCACCGACTCCGGGCGCACCGTGGTGTTCGCCTCCCACTACATGGAGGAGGCCGAGGAGTTCGCCGACCGGGTGGTGCTCGTCCAGGCCGGGAAGATCATCGCCGACGGCACGGTCACGGAGATCCGCTCCGTGGTGGCGGGGCGCTCGCTGTCGGCCACCGTCCCGGACGCGACGGTCGAGCAGCTACGCCTGCTGCCCGGCGTGATGACCGTCGAGGCCCGTGGCGAGCGCGTCGAGATCGTCAGTTCCGACTCCGACGCCACCGCCCGCGAGTTGTTCGCGCGCTTCCCCCAGGCGTACGACGTCGAAATCGGCGCCCTCGGCCTGGAACAGGCGTTCCTGGCCCTCACCGCGACGAAGGGCGGGGCCGCCTGA
- a CDS encoding ABC transporter permease, whose translation MNAAFLKLEVKRVIRARKFWIAAFLFPTLLYLMQANLFDMMQANMFRGGGREGTAINFSEHLLGSLAAFGALFVALNVGTRVAIERSTGWQRQLRITPLSPTSYLAAKLAAAMVVALPAITAVALTGALLQGVRLPVGGWLQLVLGVWLGTLPFALLGVFIGQVATAESVQVLTSVSHMLLGVLGGALVPSVAFPDWMQTASAIMPSHWLAEIGHSPFEDTARLGLAAVVLAGWTVVLGGAVILRYLKDSARV comes from the coding sequence ATGAACGCCGCTTTCCTCAAGCTCGAAGTGAAGCGGGTGATCCGGGCCCGCAAGTTCTGGATCGCCGCGTTCCTGTTCCCGACGCTGCTCTACCTGATGCAGGCCAACCTGTTCGACATGATGCAGGCCAACATGTTCCGCGGTGGAGGCCGCGAAGGCACCGCCATCAACTTCAGCGAGCACCTGCTCGGCAGCCTCGCCGCCTTCGGCGCGCTCTTCGTCGCGCTGAACGTCGGCACCAGGGTGGCCATCGAGCGGTCCACGGGCTGGCAGCGTCAGCTGCGCATCACCCCCCTGTCCCCGACCTCCTACCTGGCGGCGAAGCTGGCCGCGGCGATGGTGGTGGCGCTGCCGGCGATCACGGCGGTGGCGCTCACCGGCGCGCTGTTGCAGGGCGTCCGGCTGCCGGTGGGTGGCTGGCTCCAACTGGTGCTCGGGGTGTGGCTCGGCACGCTGCCGTTCGCGCTGCTGGGTGTCTTCATCGGCCAGGTCGCCACGGCCGAGAGCGTGCAGGTCCTCACCTCCGTCTCGCACATGCTGCTCGGCGTGCTCGGCGGCGCGCTGGTCCCGTCGGTCGCGTTCCCCGACTGGATGCAGACGGCGTCCGCGATCATGCCGAGCCACTGGCTGGCCGAGATCGGGCACAGCCCGTTCGAGGACACCGCCCGGCTCGGGCTCGCCGCCGTGGTGCTCGCGGGCTGGACCGTCGTGCTCGGCGGCGCCGTGATCCTGCGGTACCTGAAGGACAGCGCCCGCGTCTGA
- a CDS encoding non-ribosomal peptide synthetase has protein sequence MAPGPAGGEPALFTDLFAQQVRRTPDATAVVWGENRRTYAELDAEANRLAHRLVSLGAGPERLVAIGIRSAHLVVAALATLKAGAAYLPLDLSYPPQRLEHMLTDARPMLLLTTGDDQHAVPAADLPRVLLDAPDAYAGQPDTDVTDADRLAPLRPANVAYVIYTSGSTGSPKGVVIEHRQLGTYLRHVVRSYPGVRGRALLHSSFAFDLTVTAFYAPLMTGGCVHLGALEEMGTPAAGPAGQQRPTFVKVTPSHIPLLTALPAQASPTGELMAGGELLLGETVDAWRRRHPGARVVNEYGPTETTVGCSTVVIEPDQPVPPGPLPIGQPMPDVRYHVLDDELRPVRPGEIGELHIAGGQLARGYLHRPGLTAERFLPDPFGPPGSRMYRSGDRVRPTEDGEYEFCGRVDNQAKIRGYRIELGEIEAALLRRPEVRHAAAVIRTDAPEVKQLVAYVVPAEGARVDPQQVRKDLAETLPDYMVPSAVVSLAALPLTVNRKLDTAALPAPEVAATPGGRAPADELQALLCELFATYTAVSSIGVDDDFFVRGGTSLGAAQLVNEARRRGLSLSLRDVLENRTVARLAEVCADTDRGDE, from the coding sequence GTGGCACCGGGCCCGGCGGGCGGCGAGCCCGCGCTCTTCACCGACCTGTTCGCGCAGCAGGTGCGGCGCACCCCGGACGCCACGGCCGTCGTGTGGGGCGAGAACCGCAGGACGTACGCCGAGCTGGACGCCGAGGCGAACCGGCTCGCGCACCGGCTGGTGTCGCTCGGCGCGGGCCCGGAGCGGCTCGTGGCGATCGGGATCCGCTCGGCGCACCTGGTGGTCGCCGCCCTCGCCACCCTCAAGGCCGGGGCGGCCTACCTGCCGCTGGACCTGAGCTACCCGCCGCAGCGGCTGGAGCACATGCTCACCGACGCGCGGCCGATGCTGCTCCTGACCACCGGCGACGACCAGCACGCGGTGCCGGCGGCCGACCTGCCGCGGGTCCTGCTCGACGCCCCGGACGCGTACGCCGGCCAGCCGGACACCGACGTCACCGACGCCGACCGGCTCGCCCCGCTGCGGCCCGCAAACGTCGCGTACGTCATCTACACCTCCGGCTCCACCGGTAGCCCGAAGGGCGTGGTGATCGAGCACCGCCAGCTCGGCACGTACCTCCGTCACGTCGTGCGGTCCTACCCGGGCGTACGCGGCCGGGCGCTGCTGCACTCCTCGTTCGCGTTCGACCTGACGGTCACCGCGTTCTACGCGCCGCTGATGACGGGCGGCTGCGTGCACCTCGGCGCCCTGGAGGAGATGGGCACGCCCGCCGCCGGACCGGCCGGGCAGCAGCGGCCCACCTTCGTGAAGGTGACGCCGTCGCACATCCCGCTACTCACCGCGCTGCCGGCCCAGGCGTCCCCGACCGGGGAGCTGATGGCCGGCGGCGAGCTGCTGCTCGGCGAGACCGTCGACGCCTGGCGCCGCCGGCACCCCGGCGCGCGGGTGGTCAACGAGTACGGCCCGACGGAGACGACCGTCGGGTGCAGCACCGTGGTCATCGAGCCCGACCAGCCGGTGCCGCCGGGGCCGCTGCCCATCGGTCAGCCCATGCCCGACGTGCGCTACCACGTGCTGGACGACGAGCTGCGCCCCGTGCGGCCCGGCGAGATCGGCGAGCTGCACATCGCGGGCGGCCAGCTGGCCCGGGGCTACCTGCACCGGCCGGGCCTGACCGCCGAGCGGTTCCTGCCCGACCCGTTCGGCCCGCCCGGCTCGCGCATGTACCGCTCCGGCGACCGGGTCCGGCCCACCGAGGACGGCGAGTACGAGTTCTGCGGGCGGGTCGACAACCAGGCCAAGATCCGCGGCTACCGCATCGAGCTGGGCGAGATCGAGGCGGCGCTGCTGCGCCGCCCGGAGGTGCGGCACGCGGCGGCGGTGATCCGCACCGACGCCCCGGAGGTCAAGCAGCTCGTCGCGTACGTCGTGCCCGCGGAGGGCGCGAGGGTCGACCCCCAGCAGGTGCGCAAGGACCTCGCCGAGACCCTGCCGGACTACATGGTGCCGAGCGCCGTGGTGAGCCTCGCGGCGCTGCCGCTGACCGTCAACCGCAAGCTCGACACGGCGGCCCTGCCGGCGCCGGAGGTCGCGGCGACCCCGGGCGGGCGGGCGCCTGCCGACGAGTTGCAGGCGCTGCTGTGCGAGCTCTTCGCCACCTACACGGCCGTCTCCTCGATCGGCGTCGACGACGACTTCTTCGTCCGGGGCGGCACCAGCCTCGGCGCCGCCCAACTGGTCAACGAGGCACGCCGGCGCGGGCTCAGCCTGTCGCTGCGCGACGTGCTGGAAAACCGGACCGTGGCGCGGCTCGCCGAGGTCTGCGCCGACACCGACCGAGGGGACGAGTGA